From a single Gadus morhua chromosome 3, gadMor3.0, whole genome shotgun sequence genomic region:
- the slc43a1b gene encoding solute carrier family 43 member 1b isoform X1, producing MAPSLSTAYRRRWWMAVTAVIENLLFSAVLLGWGSLLIMLKKEGFYSHLCAEENQTGGSNLTSLENGEWQSCVDQEEMLNLGFTIGSFLLSAATLPLGILMDRYGPRPLRLTGSACFAASCAMISAAAYNPEVLSPIIFLAVSFNGFGGICLTFTSLTLPNMFGNVRSTILSLMIGSYASSAVTFPGVKLIYDLGVSFRVIMWVWSGMACLVFLNCFLNWPAESFPAPEDIRYTKKVKLSGVMIEDKMTGDRSSYTHVSTVETTNSPQVDEPTQPGSQPQGAVPLSHSVCSPIFLWSLITMAMTQLRLIFFMGAMNKMLEYLVTHGEPYPSEELLLQSEEQVGFYSSIFGSLQLLCLLTCPLIGYIMDWRLKECEEEEADVLALTEKIQSVSPKRDKKIQKLTNALRAFIFTNLLLVTFGIISLIDNLPIQVVSFVLHTVVRGFIHSCCGGLYAAVYPANHFGTLTGMQSMVSALFALLQQPLFMLMVGHLNGDPFWINVSLLGFSLAGFLLPGYLFYHRRNLSKEKKKREQLSNKEKTPLNVANPSNAGVLVKGHTTNGQAANGLTA from the exons AAGAGAACCAGACAGGCGGCAGCAACCTGACGTCCCTGGAGAACGGGGAGTGGCAGAGCTGTGTGGACCAGGAGGAGATGCTCAACCTGGGCTTCACAATCGGCTCCTTCCTGCTGAGCGCCGCAACACTTCCACTGGGCATCCTCATGGACAGATACGGGCCCCGTCCTCTCAGGCTGACCGGCAG TGCGTGTTTCGCTGCCTCCTGTGCCATGATATCTGCAGCAGCCTATAATCCTGAAG TACTGTCGCCCATCATCTTCCTCGCTGTGTCCTTCAACGGCTTCGGAGGAATCTGCCTCACTTTTACCTCACTTACT CTGCCTAACATGTTTGGAAACGTGCGCTCCACCATCCTCTCCCTGATGATCGGCTCGTATGCGTCCTCTGCTGTGACCTTTCCAGGTGTCAAG ctgaTATACGACCTGGGAGTGTCCTTCCGGGTCATCATGTGGGTCTGGTCTGGGATGGCCTGCCTGGTGTTCCTCAACTGCTTCCTGAACTGGCCCGCAGAGTCCTTCCCTGCGCCAGAAGACATCCGATACAC GAAAAAGGTGAAGCTGAGTGGCGTAATGATAGAGGACAAGATGACAGGGGACAGGTCCTCCTACACCCATGTGTCCACCGTGGAGACCACCAACAGCCCCCAAGTAGACGAGCCCACCCAACCCGGCTCACAGCCGCAGG GCGCtgttcccctctctcactccgtctGCTCTCCCATCTTCCTGTGGAGTCTCATCACCATGGCGATGACCCAGCTCAGGCTCATCTTCTTCATGGGAGCCATGAACAAGATGCTGGAGTACCTGGTCACCCACGGCGAACCGTATC CATCTGAAGAGCTGCTTCTGCAGTCCGAGGAACAAG TGGGGTTCTACTCTTCCATATTTGGCTCTCTGCAGCTGCTGTGCCTGCTGACCTGCCCCCTGATTGGCTACATCATGGACTGGAGGCTGAAGGAGTGCGAGGAAGAAGAGGCGGACGTCCTCGCTCTCACAGAAAAAAT CCAATCAGTTTCCCCGAAGAGAGATAAGAAAATCCAAAAATTAACCAACGCTCTGAGAGCGTTCATCTTCACCAATCTGCTGCTCGTCACATTTGGAATTATTTCTTTGATTGACAACTTGCCCATACAG gtggTGTCGTTCGTCCTCCACACGGTGGTCCGAGGCTTCATCCACTCCTGCTGTGGGGGTCTGTATGCGGCCGT CTATCCGGCCAACCACTTTGGGACGCTGACCGGTATGCAGTCTATGGTCAGTGCCTTGTTTGCTCTGCTGCAGCAGCCTTTGTTCATGCTGATGGTGGGACACCTCAATGGAGACCCGTTCTGG ATCAATGTCAGCCTGCTCGGTTTCTCTTTGGCTGGCTTCCTGCTGCCTGGCTACCTGTTTTATCACCGTAGAAATCTGtcgaaggagaagaagaagcggGAACAATTATCAAACAAAGAGAAGACCCCTCTGAATGTAGCGAACCCAAGCAATGCTGGAGTCCTAGTCAAAGGTCACACAACCAACGGACAAGCTGCCAATGGACTCACGGCATAG
- the slc43a1b gene encoding solute carrier family 43 member 1b isoform X2: MAPSLSTAYRRRWWMAVTAVIENLLFSAVLLGWGSLLIMLKKEGFYSHLCAENQTGGSNLTSLENGEWQSCVDQEEMLNLGFTIGSFLLSAATLPLGILMDRYGPRPLRLTGSACFAASCAMISAAAYNPEVLSPIIFLAVSFNGFGGICLTFTSLTLPNMFGNVRSTILSLMIGSYASSAVTFPGVKLIYDLGVSFRVIMWVWSGMACLVFLNCFLNWPAESFPAPEDIRYTKKVKLSGVMIEDKMTGDRSSYTHVSTVETTNSPQVDEPTQPGSQPQGAVPLSHSVCSPIFLWSLITMAMTQLRLIFFMGAMNKMLEYLVTHGEPYPSEELLLQSEEQVGFYSSIFGSLQLLCLLTCPLIGYIMDWRLKECEEEEADVLALTEKIQSVSPKRDKKIQKLTNALRAFIFTNLLLVTFGIISLIDNLPIQVVSFVLHTVVRGFIHSCCGGLYAAVYPANHFGTLTGMQSMVSALFALLQQPLFMLMVGHLNGDPFWINVSLLGFSLAGFLLPGYLFYHRRNLSKEKKKREQLSNKEKTPLNVANPSNAGVLVKGHTTNGQAANGLTA; the protein is encoded by the exons AGAACCAGACAGGCGGCAGCAACCTGACGTCCCTGGAGAACGGGGAGTGGCAGAGCTGTGTGGACCAGGAGGAGATGCTCAACCTGGGCTTCACAATCGGCTCCTTCCTGCTGAGCGCCGCAACACTTCCACTGGGCATCCTCATGGACAGATACGGGCCCCGTCCTCTCAGGCTGACCGGCAG TGCGTGTTTCGCTGCCTCCTGTGCCATGATATCTGCAGCAGCCTATAATCCTGAAG TACTGTCGCCCATCATCTTCCTCGCTGTGTCCTTCAACGGCTTCGGAGGAATCTGCCTCACTTTTACCTCACTTACT CTGCCTAACATGTTTGGAAACGTGCGCTCCACCATCCTCTCCCTGATGATCGGCTCGTATGCGTCCTCTGCTGTGACCTTTCCAGGTGTCAAG ctgaTATACGACCTGGGAGTGTCCTTCCGGGTCATCATGTGGGTCTGGTCTGGGATGGCCTGCCTGGTGTTCCTCAACTGCTTCCTGAACTGGCCCGCAGAGTCCTTCCCTGCGCCAGAAGACATCCGATACAC GAAAAAGGTGAAGCTGAGTGGCGTAATGATAGAGGACAAGATGACAGGGGACAGGTCCTCCTACACCCATGTGTCCACCGTGGAGACCACCAACAGCCCCCAAGTAGACGAGCCCACCCAACCCGGCTCACAGCCGCAGG GCGCtgttcccctctctcactccgtctGCTCTCCCATCTTCCTGTGGAGTCTCATCACCATGGCGATGACCCAGCTCAGGCTCATCTTCTTCATGGGAGCCATGAACAAGATGCTGGAGTACCTGGTCACCCACGGCGAACCGTATC CATCTGAAGAGCTGCTTCTGCAGTCCGAGGAACAAG TGGGGTTCTACTCTTCCATATTTGGCTCTCTGCAGCTGCTGTGCCTGCTGACCTGCCCCCTGATTGGCTACATCATGGACTGGAGGCTGAAGGAGTGCGAGGAAGAAGAGGCGGACGTCCTCGCTCTCACAGAAAAAAT CCAATCAGTTTCCCCGAAGAGAGATAAGAAAATCCAAAAATTAACCAACGCTCTGAGAGCGTTCATCTTCACCAATCTGCTGCTCGTCACATTTGGAATTATTTCTTTGATTGACAACTTGCCCATACAG gtggTGTCGTTCGTCCTCCACACGGTGGTCCGAGGCTTCATCCACTCCTGCTGTGGGGGTCTGTATGCGGCCGT CTATCCGGCCAACCACTTTGGGACGCTGACCGGTATGCAGTCTATGGTCAGTGCCTTGTTTGCTCTGCTGCAGCAGCCTTTGTTCATGCTGATGGTGGGACACCTCAATGGAGACCCGTTCTGG ATCAATGTCAGCCTGCTCGGTTTCTCTTTGGCTGGCTTCCTGCTGCCTGGCTACCTGTTTTATCACCGTAGAAATCTGtcgaaggagaagaagaagcggGAACAATTATCAAACAAAGAGAAGACCCCTCTGAATGTAGCGAACCCAAGCAATGCTGGAGTCCTAGTCAAAGGTCACACAACCAACGGACAAGCTGCCAATGGACTCACGGCATAG